CAAGGAAAAAAAACCTTATATAACCCTTTTTTGTTCTTTTCTTTCCCTTCCATCTTTAGTACCTTATATAAAGGTGATGACATTTGCTGAAAGAGCTGTTTGTAAACTTGACCATTTTAATCACATTTAATTATCTCTTCACCCACCTGTTTAAAGAAAGGTTAGTGCATAAAAAAGACAGCATATTCTTCCAAGCTGTTAAAGGACTGGCCTGCGGTTTGCTCGGGGTTATTCTGATGTTTTTCGGATTGGAATACCAGCATTCAATCATTGATCTTCGACATATCCCTATTATGATTGCCGCTCTTTATGGAAGCTGGGTTTCAACGGCAACGGCTTTGGTTGTGATTGCCGCAGGCCGTATGCTGATTACGATGAATACTTCTGCGATATTTTCGATGATTATCATTTGTATCGCTGCCATCCCGCCACTCATTGTTTCTAGAAGAAAAAAAGTTCAATTAAAACATGCTTTCTATCTTTTAATGATCACAAACAGTATGATCTCCTTTTTCTTTTATTTTCTTATAGATCTGCATTCATATGAACTTCACTTATATTTTTGGGTCACCTCATTAGCGGGCGGCATGCTCAGTTTATACATTATTGAGCATGAAACAAATGCACATCTGCTTTTTAAGCAATATAAATTTCAAGCGCACTTTGACTTTTTGACGGGCATATATAACCGAAGAAAATTTGAAGACATCACACAATCCCTGTATGAACAGGCGGCCAATACCCCGCATTTTCAATTTGCGCTGATTTATATAGATATCGACCACTTTAAAACCATCAATGACCAGTACGGACATCACGAAGGAGATCAGGTGCTGAAAGAGCTGGGGTCTCGTCTGAAGCTGAGCATCCGAAACACTGATCCTGCCGCACGGATTGGCGGCGAAGAATTCGCCGTGCTCCTGCCAAACTGTACGCTTGATAAAGCAGTCAGAATCGCGAAACGGATCAGGCGCAATGTCAGTGATACACCGATTGCATTAACAAATGGCGAAGAACTGTCAGTTACGATATCACTGGGAACCGCTCATTACCCCAATAATACGAAGCGTCCTGAATCTCTGCCGATTCTTGCCGATCAAATGCTTTACAAAGCGAAAGAAACAGGGCGGAACAAAGTATGTTTCTCAGAAAAAAAAGAATGAATTCAATGTACGAATTCATTCTTCCAATCTGAAAGACGTTTCAAAGGCAGAAAAGCCGGGACAAGGTCCCCCTGATATTCTTTTTCTATCAATACCGCTGTATCATCAGCTTGATAGAGCTCGAGAATGGTTTGCAGTGCTTCCCGATCCTGATCCTCAGTTCTGACGACAATCAAATTCATCTCTTCCTCAGACATGAACCCGCCGCTCTTTATGGCATGTTTTCCCGTCTGCAGCCCCGCTTTTTTGGCTTCAGAAGGTTTCATGACAAACACGTCGGCGCTTCTCACAGCATCCTGATGCCGGACTGCCTTCAATTTCAGGTGTCTCGGATTGTTTTTGATCATATCGGCTGAACCTGTTCCGTTAAATCCGTTTTTCAGCGTTAGCAATCCCGCCCCCTGAAGCACCGTAAGCGCCCTGCCAAAATCGAACGCTTTATCCGGAACAGACACCACAGCTCCGCGCGGTATATCTTGAATTGAGCCAAATCGTTTTGAATAAATGCCCATAGGCGTTATGTATGTTGTGCCAAGCGGCGCCAGCTTATGTTTGTATTTTTCAGTGAACGACCGAAAATATGAAATGGTTTGCAAGGCATTGGCATCAATTTCTTTGTTGGCAAGCGCGATATCAGACTCCGCATAATCAGAAAAAAAGATCAGTTCAATATCCAGTCCCGCCTCTTCTGCCTTCTCGGCAATATAATTCCATATTGCCTCGTCAGACTCAGCAATACCGATTTTTATCGATTCATGTTCTGCCGACGGTGAGCATGCAGTGAATGAAACGAGCAGAATAAAAACAAAACTGCATATAAGCCACTTTTTCATTGTGACCATACCCCTATCTATGTATTAGAGCATGCAATCAATATCAGACATAAAAATCGCTCTCTTTAGTTGATAAACATTGTCATTTGTCATATTGATAACTTTTACCTTACGCATATCCAGTAGGGTTGTCAATTCCTATTATATTCTCTTCCCGTAAAGAGAGCATACCCAATACAAACATATGATCACGTATCGAAAAAGCAGATGAATCTCCGTGAATAAATATCAAATCGAAAAATAAATATGTTATTTTCCGAAAAAGTTTCATTTTGCAGTTGTTTTTTCTGAAGATTACTGGTAGAGTAAAGGTAATTATTTTTGTTCGAACTATCTTTAAGAAGAAAGTTTTGTAAGAGTTTTCGTCTTGAAAGTTTGTTAAGAGCAAGAATAGTGAATTTAAGCGTTATGATCGCTTTAGGAGGAAATTTCATGTTAGAAGGTAAAGTAAAATGGTTCAACTCTGAAAAAGGTTTCGGATTCATCGAAGTAGAAGGTCAAGACGATGTATTCGTTCATTTCTCTGCTATTCAAGGCGAAGGCTTCAAAACTTTAGAAGAAGGCCAAGCTGTTTCTTTTGAAATCGTTGAAGGAAACCGCGGACCACAAGCTGCTAACGTTACTAAAGAAGCGTAAGCATAAATTGATATGAAAAACTGCAGGTGCAAGCCTGCAGTTTTTATTTCGATAAAAAAGCTGTTTTGCTTATGCAAAACAGCTTTTTTCATTAGTTCGCAATATCCCGTTTCATGAAGATTCCAAAAGCAAGCAGTAAAAAGACAACAAAGTAAACTGCCAGTATCACAATGGAGAAAGTCATTGTCATCCCTTCTACCAACGGTGAGCCCTCTACATATTGCATTAAACTAACATTGGCAAATAAAATATACTTCGCCCAGTCAAATTTCAACGCAATAAATGCAGTGGCTGTCGTACCCGTTACCAACAAAAAGATGGAAAAGCCTACTGCTAGAGAGCTGTTTCTAAAGACAGCCGACAGCATAAACGCCATCGTTGCGATCATTAAAGCTGCAACGGATTCTGAGAGATACGTTTTCGCCAAATATCCCATCATGTTTTGCTCAATGACATGGCCGTCTCTGTAGATTAAATGAACATTCGCAGCAGTGTCCCCGCCTGTCCCGAAGAAGATCAGCCCTAATAAAGCAGACCCCATAAATAAAATAAACAGCAATAAAAACCCAAACAGGAGAACTGTAATATATTTAGAGAGTAAGATTTGAAAACGGCTGAGCGGCCGGATCATTAACAGCTTAATCGTTCCCCAATTAAATTCGTTCGCGACAATTCCGGCTGCGATAATAATGGTGAATAGACCGGTGAGGATCGTAAAACCCGCTGAATCCGTTACATAAGACCAAACAGTATACCCTGCGTCATCAGGGATGTTATGTTCAATACGATAGTTGTTGACTGTAATTGTTTCTTCATAGCCATCTTTCAGTGAAGGATCTTCTTTGATTTCTTTCTTCAATGCGGCATTTTCCGCTTGAAGCGTTTGTTTCCATTTCGGATTTGCTTCATCGGATGTAAAGTGGTTTGTTAAAAACGCCCAGCCAATCATTGTTAAAGCCAGAATCCCGATCATCACCCATGTTCCGGCACGGCTGAAAATTTTGACCCATTCATTATAAATCAAATTAAGCATGTTGAACCTCCTCTTTTGCTTCACCTGTTACTTCTAAGAAACGGTCCTCTAATGATTTAGCCTTTACTTTTACTTCATAAATCCGGATTTGCTGCATCACCAGCAATTCAATGGCCGCAGGAACTTCGTCTTTAGACAATTTGACTTCTATACCGTTTGTCTTGCCAACCAACTCATACTCCTTTAGAACAGAAGCGGCTTCATTCGGCTGCTCAACGTTGAAGAAATATGTATCTTTTTCATCAGTGAGATCATCTTTTACATTTTGAATATCGATAAGCTTCCCTTTTTGCAAAATCGCAATTCGGTCACACATCAATTCCATTTCTGAAAGCAGGTGGCTTGAAACGATGACAGCCATTCCTCTTTCTCGCGTCAGTTTTTTTAAATGATCTCTGATTTCCCTGATTCCAGCCGGATCAAGGCCGTTTGTCGGTTCATCCAAAATGAGCACTTTCGGATCATGAAGAAGACATTGCGCCAAGCCAAGACGCTGTCTCATCCCAAGTGAATATGTTTTCACCTTGTCATGGATTCTGTCCGTTAAACCGACTAGTTCAATGACTTCATCAATTTTTTCCTTCGTAACGCCCTTGACCATCCTTGCGTATTGCTGGAGATTTTTATATCCACTTAAGAATTTATACAGCTCTGGGTTTTCTACGATCGCCCCAATATGCTTAATCGCCTTGGCGTACTCTTTCGTAATGGATTGGCCGCAAATAAGCACATCACCTTTTGATAGTTTCATTAATCCCACCATCATCCGGATGGTCGTCGTTTTCCCTGCTCCGTTCGGCCCCAAAAAACCGAATACTTCGCCTTCACGAATCGAAAAACTCAGATGATCAATAATCGTTCGGCCTCTGATGTTTTTTGTTACATTTTTTAACTCCAACACTGTCTTCATCATGTTCCTCCTCATTCTTTTCTAGTAAACTTCCATTTTTGATTTAAACCACTGCAAAACAGACATGCCTTCCTGCTCACGAATCTCCTCCACATCACGCTGCGCAACTTTCTCTCCATTAGCAAGCACGATGACTTCGTCAAGCAAGGTTTCTATTTCATCAATCTCATGTGTGGCGATGACGACAATCTGCTGCTCAAAATCAATGTACGAAACCAGACTGTTTACGATAGAGTCCCTGACCATCGGATCAAGCCCGGAAAAGGGTTCATCAAGCAAGATGACGGATGCCCTTCTTGCTAAAGCAAGGACGATTTTC
The Bacillus vallismortis genome window above contains:
- the cspB gene encoding cold shock-like protein CspB: MLEGKVKWFNSEKGFGFIEVEGQDDVFVHFSAIQGEGFKTLEEGQAVSFEIVEGNRGPQAANVTKEA
- a CDS encoding MetQ/NlpA family ABC transporter substrate-binding protein, whose protein sequence is MKKWLICSFVFILLVSFTACSPSAEHESIKIGIAESDEAIWNYIAEKAEEAGLDIELIFFSDYAESDIALANKEIDANALQTISYFRSFTEKYKHKLAPLGTTYITPMGIYSKRFGSIQDIPRGAVVSVPDKAFDFGRALTVLQGAGLLTLKNGFNGTGSADMIKNNPRHLKLKAVRHQDAVRSADVFVMKPSEAKKAGLQTGKHAIKSGGFMSEEEMNLIVVRTEDQDREALQTILELYQADDTAVLIEKEYQGDLVPAFLPLKRLSDWKNEFVH
- a CDS encoding ABC transporter permease → MLNLIYNEWVKIFSRAGTWVMIGILALTMIGWAFLTNHFTSDEANPKWKQTLQAENAALKKEIKEDPSLKDGYEETITVNNYRIEHNIPDDAGYTVWSYVTDSAGFTILTGLFTIIIAAGIVANEFNWGTIKLLMIRPLSRFQILLSKYITVLLFGFLLLFILFMGSALLGLIFFGTGGDTAANVHLIYRDGHVIEQNMMGYLAKTYLSESVAALMIATMAFMLSAVFRNSSLAVGFSIFLLVTGTTATAFIALKFDWAKYILFANVSLMQYVEGSPLVEGMTMTFSIVILAVYFVVFLLLAFGIFMKRDIAN
- a CDS encoding ABC transporter ATP-binding protein; this encodes MKTVLELKNVTKNIRGRTIIDHLSFSIREGEVFGFLGPNGAGKTTTIRMMVGLMKLSKGDVLICGQSITKEYAKAIKHIGAIVENPELYKFLSGYKNLQQYARMVKGVTKEKIDEVIELVGLTDRIHDKVKTYSLGMRQRLGLAQCLLHDPKVLILDEPTNGLDPAGIREIRDHLKKLTRERGMAVIVSSHLLSEMELMCDRIAILQKGKLIDIQNVKDDLTDEKDTYFFNVEQPNEAASVLKEYELVGKTNGIEVKLSKDEVPAAIELLVMQQIRIYEVKVKAKSLEDRFLEVTGEAKEEVQHA
- a CDS encoding GGDEF domain-containing protein yields the protein MLKELFVNLTILITFNYLFTHLFKERLVHKKDSIFFQAVKGLACGLLGVILMFFGLEYQHSIIDLRHIPIMIAALYGSWVSTATALVVIAAGRMLITMNTSAIFSMIIICIAAIPPLIVSRRKKVQLKHAFYLLMITNSMISFFFYFLIDLHSYELHLYFWVTSLAGGMLSLYIIEHETNAHLLFKQYKFQAHFDFLTGIYNRRKFEDITQSLYEQAANTPHFQFALIYIDIDHFKTINDQYGHHEGDQVLKELGSRLKLSIRNTDPAARIGGEEFAVLLPNCTLDKAVRIAKRIRRNVSDTPIALTNGEELSVTISLGTAHYPNNTKRPESLPILADQMLYKAKETGRNKVCFSEKKE